From a region of the Actinopolymorpha singaporensis genome:
- a CDS encoding DUF1330 domain-containing protein, with product MPTYAIANLHDPKYHPDVTEYIERIQGTLDPFNGRFLVHGTQHEVVEGSWPGGVVVIEFPSLADAHGWYDSPAYQEILHLRTDHITGDVIFVEGVSEGYDPAKTAAAMRAANEGATGQE from the coding sequence ATGCCGACGTACGCCATCGCCAACCTGCACGACCCGAAGTACCACCCGGACGTCACGGAGTACATAGAGCGGATCCAGGGCACGCTCGACCCGTTCAACGGGCGGTTCCTGGTGCACGGCACCCAGCACGAGGTGGTCGAGGGCTCCTGGCCGGGCGGCGTGGTCGTGATCGAGTTCCCGAGCCTGGCGGACGCGCACGGGTGGTACGACTCCCCGGCGTACCAGGAGATCCTCCACCTGCGCACCGACCACATCACCGGCGACGTGATCTTCGTCGAGGGCGTCTCGGAGGGGTACGACCCGGCGAAGACCGCGGCCGCGATGCGTGCGGCGAACGAAGGCGCGACCGGCCAGGAGTAG
- a CDS encoding nitroreductase family deazaflavin-dependent oxidoreductase, translated as MTDRVTHPALAELADRLTVDLTTRGRRSGRPLRVEIWWFHVDGRFVITGTPGPRHWYANVLADPHVTVHVDGLDLPAFARPVTDPEARRRVFTDPRTRWYRDQADLDELVRTSPMIELELPVPGGTQPRDEAADPTAPR; from the coding sequence ATGACCGACCGCGTCACCCACCCCGCCCTCGCCGAGCTCGCCGACCGGCTGACCGTCGACCTCACCACCCGGGGACGCCGCAGCGGCCGGCCGCTGCGGGTGGAGATCTGGTGGTTCCACGTGGACGGCAGGTTCGTCATCACCGGGACACCCGGCCCCCGGCACTGGTACGCCAACGTCCTCGCCGACCCGCACGTCACCGTCCATGTCGACGGCCTGGACCTGCCGGCCTTCGCCCGGCCGGTCACCGATCCGGAAGCCCGGCGCCGGGTGTTCACCGACCCGCGGACCAGGTGGTACCGCGACCAGGCCGACCTCGACGAGCTCGTCCGGACCTCGCCGATGATCGAACTCGAGCTCCCCGTGCCCGGCGGGACTCAGCCTCGCGACGAGGCCGCCGACCCGACTGCGCCACGCTGA
- the larB gene encoding nickel pincer cofactor biosynthesis protein LarB: MTSPAPDDAGRNLHPGHATETNHAETNAEVIQVTEADPGFVDLGYARLDTDRLTRTGDPEVVYGAGKTPDQVVDLLRHLHTAHPDRAALATRLDATALDRVRAAFPDARLDEVAGTATLGPPPTPVGLVCVLAAGTSDARVAREAVRTVEAYGAGVRTITDVGVAGVHRLLAAKEEFDDADCLIVVAGMEGALPSVVGGLTGVPLVAVPTSVGYGASFGGLAALLGMLNSCAPGVVVCNIDNGFGAGVFAARVARRAHAGRGSAAAGTPNGAAR; encoded by the coding sequence ATGACTTCGCCCGCCCCCGACGACGCCGGCCGAAACCTCCACCCCGGTCACGCCACCGAGACCAACCACGCCGAGACCAACGCCGAGGTCATCCAGGTCACCGAGGCCGACCCCGGCTTCGTCGACCTCGGATACGCCCGGCTGGACACCGACCGGCTCACCCGTACCGGCGACCCGGAGGTCGTCTACGGCGCCGGGAAGACCCCCGACCAGGTGGTCGACCTGCTGCGCCACCTGCACACCGCGCACCCGGACCGGGCCGCGCTCGCCACCCGGCTCGACGCCACGGCGCTGGACCGGGTGCGCGCGGCGTTCCCCGACGCCCGGCTGGACGAGGTGGCCGGCACGGCGACCCTCGGCCCGCCGCCCACGCCGGTGGGCCTGGTGTGCGTCCTCGCCGCCGGCACGTCCGACGCGCGGGTGGCCCGCGAGGCGGTGCGCACTGTCGAGGCCTACGGCGCGGGAGTACGCACCATCACCGACGTCGGTGTCGCGGGAGTGCACCGGCTCCTCGCCGCGAAGGAGGAGTTCGACGACGCCGACTGCCTCATCGTCGTCGCCGGGATGGAGGGCGCGCTGCCGTCCGTCGTCGGCGGGCTGACCGGGGTGCCGCTGGTGGCGGTGCCGACGAGCGTGGGGTACGGCGCGTCGTTCGGCGGCCTCGCGGCGCTGCTCGGGATGCTCAACTCCTGCGCGCCGGGCGTGGTCGTCTGCAACATCGACAACGGCTTCGGTGCGGGCGTGTTCGCGGCCAGGGTGGCCCGGCGGGCGCACGCCGGCCGTGGCTCCGCGGCCGCCGGCACCCCGAACGGAGCCGCCCGGTGA
- the aroA gene encoding 3-phosphoshikimate 1-carboxyvinyltransferase: MTDVAIPGSKSLTARALFLAACADGTSVLHRPLWSDDTEAFAAGLAALGYAVDVRPDRCTVRGGAAGPPAPGAEVFCRDAGTAARFLPTLGALGHGVFRFDGSEQLRRRPLGPLVGALAALGVDVRAEEREGHLPVTVHAAGLKGGALTLDAGLSSQFLTGLLLAAPLMAEGLEVTVTDLVSVPYVEMTLAMMRRFGVEATRAGDTFTVPPGRYRATEYAVEPDASTASYFLAAAALTGRSVTVPGLGTDALQGDVRFAEVLGRMGVDVTLTADSVTVTGPERLSGVTVNMRDISDTMPTLAAIAPFADGPVRIEDVYNTRVKECDRLDACATNLARLGVRVETGRDWIRVWPGTPREAEIDCRGDHRIAMSFSVTGLRTPGLTLDDPGCVKKTFPEFHQVLASLVREWTQGA; encoded by the coding sequence GTGACGGACGTCGCGATCCCGGGGTCGAAGTCGCTCACCGCCCGGGCGTTGTTCCTCGCGGCCTGCGCGGACGGCACGTCGGTGCTGCACCGGCCGCTGTGGTCGGACGACACCGAGGCGTTCGCCGCCGGCCTGGCCGCGCTGGGGTACGCCGTCGACGTGCGCCCGGACCGCTGCACGGTGCGGGGCGGCGCGGCCGGCCCGCCCGCACCAGGTGCGGAGGTGTTCTGCCGGGACGCCGGCACGGCTGCGAGGTTCCTGCCCACGCTGGGCGCGCTCGGGCACGGCGTGTTCCGGTTCGACGGCTCGGAGCAGTTGCGCCGCCGCCCGCTCGGCCCGCTCGTCGGCGCGCTCGCCGCCCTCGGTGTCGACGTACGTGCCGAGGAGCGCGAGGGACACCTCCCGGTCACCGTCCACGCCGCCGGACTCAAGGGCGGCGCACTCACCCTGGACGCCGGGCTGTCGTCGCAGTTCCTCACCGGGCTGCTGCTCGCCGCGCCGCTGATGGCCGAGGGTCTGGAGGTCACGGTGACCGACCTGGTGTCGGTGCCGTACGTCGAGATGACGCTGGCGATGATGCGGAGGTTCGGCGTGGAGGCGACCCGCGCCGGCGACACGTTCACGGTGCCGCCCGGCCGCTACCGCGCCACCGAGTACGCCGTGGAGCCGGACGCGTCCACGGCGAGCTACTTCCTCGCCGCGGCCGCCCTGACCGGCCGCTCGGTGACCGTTCCCGGGCTCGGCACGGACGCACTGCAGGGTGACGTCCGGTTCGCCGAGGTGCTGGGACGCATGGGCGTGGACGTGACGCTGACCGCGGACTCGGTCACCGTCACCGGACCGGAACGGCTGTCCGGCGTCACGGTCAACATGCGCGACATCTCCGACACGATGCCGACGTTGGCCGCGATCGCGCCGTTCGCCGACGGCCCGGTCCGGATCGAGGACGTCTACAACACCCGGGTCAAGGAGTGCGACCGCCTGGACGCCTGCGCGACCAACCTGGCCCGGCTCGGCGTGCGGGTGGAGACCGGACGGGACTGGATCCGGGTGTGGCCGGGCACTCCGCGGGAAGCCGAGATCGACTGCCGCGGCGACCACCGGATCGCGATGAGTTTCAGCGTGACCGGCCTGCGGACTCCGGGGCTGACGCTGGACGATCCGGGGTGTGTGAAGAAGACGTTCCCGGAGTTCCACCAGGTGCTCGCCTCGCTGGTCCGGGAGTGGACCCAGGGCGCCTGA
- the larC gene encoding nickel pincer cofactor biosynthesis protein LarC, with the protein MSRIGWLDCASGASGDMLLGALVAAGVPLDVLTRAVDAVAPEKIRLRPENVVRNGLAATLVHVEGTDSTHHRTWADVRTLLDDADLPEPVRRSAHATFERLAQAEARVHNTTPEAIHFHEVGALDAIADVVGVCAGLAHLGLDRLVVSPVAVGSGFVRAAHGRLPVPVPAVVELLAAAGAPSYAGEIDGTPVGELCTPTGAALLVTHAATYGPQPPMRVAAQGFGAGTRETPGRANAVRLLVGEPAPEVWTPGSAGPPSPGESTQLVVESNVDDLDPRVWPAVLARLLDAGAADAWLTPILMKKGRPAHTLAVLVDPDRYDAVCEVVFTQTPAIGVRSHTVRKRPLEREFRTLELPGGTVRLKVATYAGKVVNAQPEYDDVLALAERTGRPVKAVLAQAAAAAQQHL; encoded by the coding sequence GTGAGCCGGATCGGCTGGCTGGACTGCGCGTCCGGCGCCAGCGGCGACATGCTGCTCGGCGCACTGGTCGCCGCCGGGGTGCCCCTCGACGTCCTCACCCGCGCCGTCGACGCCGTCGCGCCGGAGAAGATCCGGCTCCGCCCGGAGAACGTCGTCCGCAACGGCCTGGCCGCGACGTTGGTGCACGTCGAGGGCACCGACTCCACCCACCACCGGACCTGGGCCGACGTCCGCACGCTGCTGGACGACGCCGACCTCCCCGAGCCGGTACGCCGCTCCGCGCACGCGACGTTCGAGCGACTGGCGCAGGCCGAGGCGCGGGTGCACAACACGACGCCGGAGGCGATCCACTTCCACGAGGTGGGCGCCCTGGACGCGATCGCCGACGTCGTGGGAGTGTGCGCCGGGCTGGCCCACCTCGGCCTGGACCGGCTGGTCGTGTCGCCGGTCGCGGTGGGGTCCGGGTTCGTCCGGGCCGCGCACGGACGGCTGCCGGTGCCCGTACCCGCCGTGGTGGAGTTGCTGGCCGCCGCCGGTGCGCCGTCGTACGCCGGGGAGATCGACGGCACTCCCGTCGGTGAACTGTGCACCCCGACCGGCGCGGCGCTGCTGGTCACCCATGCCGCGACGTACGGCCCGCAGCCGCCGATGCGGGTGGCCGCGCAGGGCTTCGGCGCGGGCACTCGCGAGACGCCCGGGCGCGCGAACGCCGTCCGCCTTCTGGTCGGCGAGCCCGCCCCGGAGGTGTGGACGCCCGGATCCGCCGGCCCGCCGTCGCCCGGTGAGTCGACCCAGCTCGTGGTGGAGTCCAACGTCGACGACCTGGACCCGCGGGTGTGGCCGGCCGTGCTGGCCCGGCTGCTGGACGCGGGCGCGGCGGACGCCTGGCTGACGCCGATCCTGATGAAGAAGGGCCGCCCGGCGCACACGCTGGCGGTGCTGGTCGACCCCGACCGGTACGACGCGGTGTGCGAGGTGGTCTTCACCCAGACCCCGGCGATCGGGGTACGCAGCCACACGGTGCGCAAGCGGCCGCTGGAGCGGGAGTTCCGTACCCTCGAACTCCCCGGCGGCACGGTGCGCCTGAAGGTCGCGACGTACGCCGGCAAGGTGGTCAACGCCCAGCCGGAGTACGACGACGTGCTCGCTCTGGCCGAACGCACCGGCCGCCCGGTCAAGGCGGTGCTGGCCCAGGCCGCCGCCGCCGCGCAGCAACACCTGTGA